One part of the Pieris napi chromosome 4, ilPieNapi1.2, whole genome shotgun sequence genome encodes these proteins:
- the LOC125048739 gene encoding mitotic checkpoint protein BUB3: protein MTVTRVAESRTEFKLKSLPEDAISSVKFAPKSNQFLLVSSWDCSVRLYDVSANIERHKYNHELPVLDVCFRDVVHSYSGGLDQTLKMYDLNATTETVLGDHKGAIRCVEFAAEVNAVLTGSWDGTVKMWDSRVPNCVGTYNQGNERVYTMSIVGEKFVVGTSGRKIFVWDVRNMGHVNQRRESSLKYQTRCIRVFPNKQGYVLSSIEGRVAVEYLDSNPEVQKKKYAFKCHRIKESGVEKIYPVNAISFHSVYNTFATGGSDGYVNIWDGFNKKRLCQFHRYNTAVSSLSFSHDGSALAIACSQLDETEAEDPKPDDTIYIRYVTDQETKPK, encoded by the exons ATGACTGTCACGCGGGTTGCAGAATCCCGCAcggaatttaaattaaaaagtctcCCGGAGGACGCTATATCAAGTGTTAAGTTTGCACCGAAATCGAATCAGTTTCTCCTTGTATCTTCTTGGGACTGTTCTGTTAGGCTCTATGATGTATCTGCTAATATTGAAAGGCACAAGTACAATCATGAACTACCTGTACTGGATGTTTGTTTTAGG GATGTCGTACATTCTTACAGTGGTGGCTTAGATCAGACGTTAAAAATGTACGATTTAAACGCCACTACAGAAACTGTATTAGGTGACCATAAGGGTGCTATACGTTGTGTGGAGTTTGCTGCAGAAGTGAATGCCGTGTTAACTGGAAGCTGGGATGGAACGGTCAAAATGTGGGATAGCAGAGTGCCTAATTGTGTAGGAACATACAATCAAGGCAATGAAAGG gTTTATACAATGAGTATTGTAGGAGAGAAATTTGTAGTAGGCACATCCGGGCGGAAGATCTTTGTATGGGATGTGCGTAATATGGGTCATGTTAATCAGAGGAGAGAATCGTCTCTTAAATATCAAACCCGTTGTATAAGAGTATTTCCAAACAAGCAGGGCTATGTCCTGAGTTCTATTGAGGGTAGAGTGGCTGTTGAGTACTTGGACAGTAATCCCGAagttcaaaaaaagaaatatgcaTTTAAGTGTCATAGAATAAAAGAAtcag gtgtagaaaaaatatacccAGTGAATGCAATCAGTTTTCACTCCGTTTACAACACTTTTGCAACTGGTGGATCCGATGGTTATGTTAATATTTGGGATGGTTTCAATAAAAAGCGACTGTGTCAATTTCACAG ATATAACACAGCAGTGTCGTCTCTGAGTTTCTCTCATGATGGTTCAGCATTAGCTATTGCCTGCTCCCAATTAGACGAGACGGAAGCTGAGGATCCGAAACCAGATGACACGATCTACATCCGATATGTCACAGACCAAGAGACAAAACCTAAATGA
- the LOC125048736 gene encoding brefeldin A-inhibited guanine nucleotide-exchange protein 1 has product MQTNLKTKEMFIVRALEKILADKDIKRSYHSQLKKSCEVALEEIKAELKNGGQAETSESPTSGTLPLPKNDASNVITAEKYFLPFELACQSKASRIVVTALDCLQKLIAYGHLTGNIPDSTTPRKLLIDRIVETICSCFNGPQTDEGVQLQIIKALLTVITSQHVEVHEGTVLLAVRTCYNIYLASKNLINQTTARATLTQMLNVIFTKMENQALEAENNTNNQSSDVCHKIPNGNIVSDESNHVSNEQNKDALDTEEAIDDVLEAKLIARQIVDSVIDNAISIATKKKTEENVENVPDNNEIPSDTQDSHSVSQDSNGQVQSETPIPRIPSQESVDVISENDNSVTAKFTHVLQKDAFLVFRALCKLSMKPLPEGTPDPKSHELRSKILSLHLLLSILQNAGPVFRNNEMFITAIKQYLCVALSKNGVSSVPEVFELSLAIFLALLQNFKVHLKKQIEVFFKEIFMNILETTSSTFEHKWMVIQALTRICGDAQSVVDIYVNYDCDLSAANLFQRLVNDVSKIAQGRQAVELGATPNQEKSMRIRGLECLVSILKCMVEWSKELYINPNMQTTLGERPVREESDHQSIKSHGGSSVSLISTGSSNIGNRETLDSPEQFEVLKQQKEVWETGIDLFNRKPKKGVAFLQEQSLLGTSIKEIAEWLLTDERLDKTFIGEYLGENDDNSKEVMYAYVDSMNFANMDIVAALRHFLEGFRLPGEAQKIDRLMEKFAARYCECNPTNTLFTSADTVYVLAFSIIMLTTDLHSPQVKTKMTKEQYIKLNSGISDNNDLPREYLSQIYDEIAGHEIKMKNTSKPGKHMFTNEKKRKFTWNMEMEQISTAAKNLMESVSHVQTPFTTAKHVEHVRPMFKMAWTPFLAAFSVGLQDCDDPEIASLCLDGIRCAVRIACIFHMSLERDAYVQALARFTLLTANSPITEMKAKNIDTIKTLITVAHTDGNYLGSSWLDVVKCISQLELAQLIGTGVRPQFLSGSGIKPQPDALKFSLMALDPSVKEHIGETSSQSVVVAVDRIFTGSTRLDGDAIVDFVKALCQVSLDELSHPSNPRIFSLQKIVEISYYNMGRIRLQWSRIWQVLGDHFNKVGCSSNEDIAFFAVDSLRQLSMKFIEKGEFANFKFQKDFLRPFEHIMKKNCSPTIRDMVVRCIAQMVNSQAPNIKSGWKNIFSVFHLAASDQDESIVDLAFQTTGKIITDLYEKQFPAMIDSFQDAVKCLSEFACNAKFPDTSMEAIRLVRSCASAVGASPHLFAEHAGLEGEPGAPEEDRVWLRGWFPLLFSLSCVVSRCKLDVRTRGLTVLFEIIKTHGDAFRPHWWRDLFNILFRIFDNMKLPEHQLEKNEWMTTTCNHALYAIVDVFTQYFDILGSLLLEQLYAQLHWCVQQDNEQLARSGTNCLENLVISNGTKFTEDTWSKTCQIMLDIFNSTLPTSLLTWKPEENEDGEIQHVRHGILKKPQGGDEIKSSNRVFNSLLIKCVVQLELIQTIDNIVFYPATSRKEDAETLALAAAELTGGHPGTEQECQREEQGMYRLLSSPHLLRLVECLMCSHRFAKTFNTNNVQRNVLWKANFKGSVKPNMLKQETQSLACVLRILLKMYSDETRRSHWPAVQNSLITICCEALEYFAGLNNEAHRDAWTSILLLILTRILKMPDERFAAHVSNYYPLLCEITCFDLKPELRSVLRRVFIRIGPVFNIVSKTQ; this is encoded by the exons ATGCAAACCAACCTCAAGactaaagaaatgtttatagTCAGGGCTTTAGAAAAGATTTTGGCTGATAAGGACATAAAACGCTCCTACCATAGTCAGCTGAAAAAGTCCTGCGAAGTCGCTCTTG aGGAAATAAAAGCTGAGTTAAAAAATGGTGGTCAAGCAGAAACATCAGAAAGTCCTACATCGGGCACATTGCCATTACCCAAAAATGATGCATCCAATGTTATTACAgcagaaaaatatttcttaccaTTTGAACTAGCATGCCAGAGTAAAGCATCTCGAATAGTTGTGACTGCTTTGGATTGTCTCCAGAAGTTAATTGCTTATGGACATTTGACTGGAAACATTCCAGACTCAACAACACCAAGAAAACTCCTTATTGATCGAATCGTCGAAACTATTTGTAGCTGCTTTAATGGCCCACAAACAGATGAAGGTGTGCAACTGCAAATTATTAAAGCCCTACTAACAGTTATTACAAGTCAACATGTTGAAGTTCACGAAGGCACAGTGCTTCTTGCTGTTAGAACCTGTTATAACATATACTTGGCTAGTAAAAACCTTATCAATCAAACCACAGCCAGAGCCACTCTTACCCAAATgcttaatgttatatttacaaaaatggaAAATCAGGCACTTGAAGCAGagaataatactaataatcaATCTAGTGATGTATGTCACAAAATTCCTAATGGCAATATAGTCTCAGATGAATCTAATCATGTTTCTAATGAACAAAACAAAGACGCACTAGACACAGAAGAGGCTATTGATGATGTTTTAGAAGCCAAGCTAATTGCACGGCAAATTGTTGACTCGGTAATTGATAATGCTATATCAATTGCAACAAAAAAGAAGACAGAAGAAAATGTTGAAAATGTTCCTGATAATAATGAAATCCCATCTGATACTCAAGATAGTCACAGTGTATCACAAGATAGTAATGGGCAAGTTCAAAGTGAAACCCCCATCCCTAGAATACCATCACAAGAAAGTGTTGATGTAATTTCAGAGAATGATAATTCTGTTACTGCAAAATTCACTCATGTTTTGCAAAAAGATGCATTCTTGGTATTCAGAGCTTTATGCAAATTATCTATGAAGCCACTACCTGAAGGCACCCCAGACCCTAAGTCACATGAGCTAAGATCCAAAATTTTGTCCTTGCATCTTCTACTTTCTATCCTTCAGAATGCAGGTCCAGTATttagaaataatgaaatgtttataACAGCAATTAAACAGTATCTCTGTGTAGCTTTATCTAAAAACGGAGTTAGCTCTGTGCCGGAAGTCTTTGAACTTTCTTTAGCTATCTTCTTAGCATTACTTCAGAACTTCAAGGTTCACTTAAAGAAGCAAATTGAAGTTTTCTTCAAGGAGATTTTTATGAACATCTTAGAGACCACTAGCTCCACTTTTGAACATAAATGGATGGTCATTCAAGCCTTGACAAGGATTTGTGGAGATGCTCAAAGTGTTGTTGATATTTATGTCAACTATGATTGTGACTTGTCAGCTGCAAACTTATTCCAACGATTGGTAAATGATGTTTCAAAAATTGCACAAGGTAGACAAGCAGTTGAACTTGGTGCGACTCCAAATCAAGAAAAATCCATGAGAATAAGAGGACTAGAATGCCTTGTTTCAATACTAAAATGTATGGTGGAATGGAGCAAAGAGTTGTATATTAATCCAAACATGCAGACAACTCTTGGTGAGAGACCTGTGAGGGAGGAATCCGACCATCAAAGTATTAAGTCACACGGTGGTTCTAGTGTTAGTTTAATTTCTACTGGTTCAAGTAACATTGGAAATAGAGAAACATTAGACTCTCCTGAACAGTTTGAAGTGTTGAAACAGCAAAAAGAGGTGTGGGAGACTGGAATTGATTTATTCAACCGAAAACCAAAAAAAGGTGTAGCTTTTTTGCAGGAACAAAGTTTACTGGGAACATCCATAAAAGAAATAGCAGAGTGGTTACTGACTGATGAAAGACTTGATAAGACATTTATTGGAGAATACTTAGGGGAAAATGATGATAATTCTAAAGAAGTAATGTATGCTTATGTTGACTCAATGAACTTTGCTAACATGGACATTGTAGCTGCTTTACGACATTTTCTGGAAGGCTTTAGGTTGCCTGGAGAAGCCCAAAAAATTGATAGATTAATGGAAAAATTTGCTGCACGGTATTGTGAATGTAACCCAACCAACACACTTTTTACAAGTGCGGACACAGTTTATGTATTAGCATTTTCCATTATAATGCTAACAACTGATTTGCATTCGCCACAAGTAAAGACTAAAATGACTAAAGAACAATACATCAAGCTAAATAGTGGTATAAGTGATAACAATGATTTACCTCGTGAATATCTATCTCAAATATATGATGAAATAGCTGGCcatgaaattaaaatgaagAACACCTCAAAACCTGGGAAGCATATGTTTACCAACGAAAAGAAGCGTAAATTTACTTGGAACATGGAGATGGAACAAATATCCACTGCTGCTAAAAACTTAATGGAATCCGTGTCACATGTTCAGACACCTTTCACTACAGCCAAGCATGTTGAGCATGTGCGACCTATGTTCAAAATGGCATGGACCCCATTTTTAGCCGCATTCTCAGTGGGATTACAGGATTGTGATGACCCTGAAATAGCCTCATTATGTTTAGATGGCATCAGATGTGCAGTAAGAATTGCATGTATATTCCACATGTCACTGGAAAGGGATGCATATGTACAAGCGTTAGCGCGTTTTACACTACTAACGGCCAATTCCCCCATTACAGAAATGAAAGCTAAGAATATTgatacaataaaaactttgATAACAGTGGCGCACACTGATGGTAACTACCTTGGATCTAGTTGGTTGGACGTGGTCAAATGCATTTCACAATTAGAGCTCGCACAGCTTATCGGTACTGGGGTGCGGCCCCAGTTTCTCTCAGGATCTGGAATAAAACCTCAACCGGATGCATTAAAATTTAGTCTGATGGCATTAGATCCCAGCGTAAAAGAACATATTGGAGAAACAAGTTCTCAGAGCGTTGTAGTCGCTGTCGACAGAATATTTACAGGATCAACCAGACTGGATGGTGACGCTATTGTTGATTTTGTAAAAGCCCTTTGTCAAGTATCTCTTGATGAATTAAGCCATCCGTCTAATCCTCGTATATTTTctctgcaaaaaattgttgagATTTCATACTACAACATGGGGCGTATCAGGCTCCAATGGTCTCGTATTTGGCAAGTGCTTGGCGaccattttaataaagtagGATGCAGTAGTAACGAAGATATAGCTTTCTTCGCGGTTGACTCCTTGAGACAATTGTCCATGAAGTTTATAGAGAAAGGTGAATTTGCTAACTTCAAATTCCAAAAGGACTTCCTGCGTCCTTTCGAAcacataatgaaaaaaaattgttcaccGACAATCAGAGATATGGTGGTTCGCTGTATCGCACAGATGGTTAATTCACAAGCACCGAACATAAAATCTGgatggaaaaatatattttcagtattTCACTTAGCAGCCAGTGACCAAGACGAATCAATCGTTGATCTAGCATTCCAAACGACaggaaaaattattacagatTTATACGAAAAACAATTTCCAGCCATGATTGACTCATTCCAAGACGCTGTTAAATGTCTATCAGAGTTTGCCTGTAATGCTAAGTTTCCAGATACATCGATGGAAGCTATAAGACTGGTTAGATCTTGTGCGAGTGCCGTTGGTGCGTCTCCACATTTGTTCGCAGAGCACGCGGGCCTGGAGGGAGAACCTGGGGCCCCAGAAGAGGATAGAGTCTGGTTGAGAGGATGGTTCCCTCTACTGTTCTCACTATCGTGTGTTGTGAGTCGCTGTAAGCTTGATGTACGAACGAGAGGACTCACTGTCCtctttgaaattataaaaacgcaTGGTGATGCATTCCGTCCCCATTGGTGGAGAgatctttttaatatattattcagaaTTTTTGACAATATGAAGTTGCCTGAACATCAATTAGAAAAGAACGAATGGATGACTACAACGTGTAACCACGCGTTGTACGCCATAGTGGACGTGTTTACACAATATTTCGACATTCTAGGCTCTTTATTGTTAGAGCAGCTGTACGCACAACTGCATTGGTGCGTTCAACAAGACAATGAACAACTTGCTAGATCAGGTACGAATTGTTTAGAAAATCTAGTCATATCGAACGGAACGAAGTTCACCGAGGACACATGGAGCAAAACGTGTCAAATTATGTTggatatatttaatagtacCCTTCCTACATCATTACTGACTTGGAAACCTGAAGAAAACGAAGATGGAGAGATTCAGCACGTGCGACATGGTATTCTTAAAAAACCACAAGGGGGTGACGAAATCAAATCATCGAATCGCGTGTTTAACAGCCTTCTCATAAAGTGTGTCGTACAATTGGAACTCATtcaaactattgacaatatcGTGTTTTATCCTGCGACCTCGAGAAAAGAAGACGCAGAGACTTTAGCCTTAGCAGCGGCCGAATTGACGGGTGGACATCCGGGGACCGAGCAAGAATGTCAGAGAGAAGAACAAGGCATGTATAGGCTGCTAAGCTCGCCACACTTACTACGTCTGGTAGAATGTCTCATGTGCAGTCATCGGTTCGCCAAGACATTCAATACTAATAATGTGCAAAGAAATGTATTGTGGAAAGCAAACTTCAAGGGTTCAGTGAAACCCAATATGTTGAAACAGGAGACGCAGTCGCTAGCGTGCGTATTGCGGatactattaaaaatgtatagcgACGAGACCCGGCGAAGTCATTGGCCTGCGGTACAGAACAGCCTTATAACTATATGTTGTGAAGCCTTGGAGTACTTTGCGGGACTCAATAACGAAGCCCATCGGGATGCCTGGACCTCCATCCTGCTTCTCATTCTCACCCGGATATTAAAGATGCCCGATGAAAGA TTTGCGGCGCACGTGTCAAATTACTACCCCCTGCTGTGCGAGATCACCTGCTTCGACCTGAAGCCGGAGCTTCGGTCAGTTCTTCGACGGGTCTTTATACGAATCGGTCCAGTCTTTAATATAGTTTCCAAAACGCAATAA